In a single window of the Flavobacteriales bacterium genome:
- the lpdA gene encoding dihydrolipoyl dehydrogenase: protein MSKYDVTIIGSGPGGYVAAIRCAQLGMKTALIERYDSLGGTCLNVGCIPSKALLDSSEHFHNAEHTFKEHGIDINAPKVDFTQMIKRKQGVVDQTTSGIDYLMKKNKIDVHHGHGSFVDRNTISVKPSKGKAKKIETDKVIIATGSKPISLPFAQIDKKRIISSTEALSLKSLPKSMTIIGGGVIGLELGSVYARLGTKVSVFEYMDRIIPGMDKDLSKELMRSLKKLGIEFYLNHAVKKVSSTTRTTTLEAESKKGEKVTVKADYCLVAVGRKPYTDKLGLDKVGVKLDDRGRVEIDEHLQTNVPGIYAIGDVVKGAMLAHKAEEEGVFVAEHMTGQKPHINYLLIPGVVYTWPEVAAVGYTEEQLKEKGIAYKKGSFPFKASGRARASMDTDGLIKVLADEKTDEILGVHMIGPRAADMIAEAVVAMEFRASAEDIARMSHAHPTYTESFREAALAATGDRALHI from the coding sequence ATGAGTAAATACGATGTGACCATCATTGGGTCAGGACCTGGAGGATACGTAGCCGCAATCCGTTGCGCCCAATTGGGGATGAAGACCGCCCTTATCGAGCGTTATGATTCCCTAGGTGGAACCTGTCTCAATGTGGGCTGTATCCCCTCCAAGGCTTTATTGGACAGCTCCGAGCACTTCCACAATGCCGAGCATACCTTCAAGGAGCATGGTATCGATATCAACGCGCCTAAAGTCGATTTCACTCAAATGATCAAGCGCAAACAAGGCGTAGTGGACCAGACCACATCGGGTATCGACTATCTGATGAAGAAGAACAAGATCGATGTACATCACGGTCATGGGAGCTTTGTGGACAGAAATACGATCAGCGTCAAGCCGTCCAAAGGCAAGGCTAAGAAGATAGAGACCGACAAGGTAATCATTGCCACAGGGTCGAAACCGATCAGCCTACCCTTTGCGCAGATCGACAAGAAACGCATCATCTCGAGTACCGAGGCGCTCAGCTTGAAGTCCTTGCCCAAGAGCATGACCATCATCGGTGGTGGGGTGATCGGCTTGGAGTTGGGCTCTGTATACGCGCGTCTGGGGACCAAAGTCTCAGTCTTCGAGTACATGGACCGCATCATCCCGGGAATGGACAAGGACCTCAGCAAAGAATTGATGCGAAGCCTGAAGAAATTGGGCATCGAATTCTACTTGAACCATGCTGTGAAAAAAGTCAGCTCGACCACACGTACCACCACGCTGGAAGCAGAGAGCAAGAAAGGTGAGAAGGTCACGGTAAAGGCAGACTACTGTCTCGTAGCTGTAGGTCGCAAGCCCTATACCGATAAACTGGGTCTGGACAAGGTGGGCGTCAAGCTGGATGACCGTGGACGTGTCGAGATCGATGAGCATCTGCAGACCAACGTGCCAGGCATCTATGCCATCGGTGATGTGGTCAAAGGTGCTATGCTGGCCCATAAGGCCGAGGAAGAAGGCGTATTCGTGGCCGAGCATATGACCGGACAGAAGCCACATATCAATTATCTGCTCATCCCTGGAGTGGTATATACCTGGCCCGAAGTGGCCGCAGTGGGCTATACCGAGGAGCAACTCAAGGAGAAAGGTATCGCCTATAAGAAGGGAAGCTTCCCTTTCAAGGCCAGTGGAAGGGCCCGAGCCAGTATGGATACCGATGGCCTGATCAAGGTATTGGCCGATGAAAAGACCGATGAGATCCTGGGTGTACACATGATCGGTCCGCGCGCGGCCGATATGATCGCTGAGGCGGTAGTGGCCATGGAATTCAGAGCCTCGGCCGAGGACATCGCACGGATGTCGCACGCGCACCCGACCTATACCGAATCCTTCCGTGAAGCGGCCTTAGCTGCCACTGGGGACAGAGCATTGCATATATGA
- a CDS encoding OmpA family protein — translation MISHTIQKSIVASLIIGLIALTPACNASKSAQGSVIGAATGAAAGAAVGHAKGNTALGAIIGAAVGGTAGALIGRRMDKQAEELQQDLEGAEITRVGEGIRITFDSGLMFATDQHALNAQTKSNLDKLAETLLKYDDTDILIEGHTDSDGSEEYNQTLSVKRAKSVSDHLKADGVDASRITTEGYGELQPIADNGTAQGKQMNRRVEVAIYANEEMKRAARNGTLEVDE, via the coding sequence ATGATATCCCATACCATTCAAAAATCGATTGTAGCTAGTCTTATCATAGGACTCATTGCCTTGACCCCGGCCTGTAATGCCTCGAAATCCGCTCAAGGAAGTGTGATAGGAGCGGCCACCGGTGCTGCTGCTGGAGCAGCCGTAGGACATGCCAAAGGAAATACCGCTCTAGGAGCGATCATAGGCGCTGCTGTAGGAGGTACGGCCGGTGCACTCATTGGTAGACGCATGGACAAGCAGGCCGAAGAATTACAGCAGGACCTGGAGGGTGCTGAAATCACCCGTGTAGGAGAAGGTATCCGGATCACTTTTGATTCCGGACTGATGTTCGCCACCGATCAGCATGCGCTCAATGCTCAGACCAAGAGCAATCTCGACAAACTGGCCGAGACCCTCTTGAAATACGATGATACCGACATCCTCATCGAAGGTCACACCGATTCGGATGGCTCTGAGGAATACAATCAGACGCTATCTGTCAAAAGAGCAAAGTCCGTCTCCGATCACCTCAAAGCTGATGGAGTGGATGCATCCCGGATCACCACCGAAGGCTATGGAGAACTCCAACCGATTGCGGATAACGGCACGGCCCAAGGAAAACAGATGAATCGCAGGGTCGAAGTGGCCATCTATGCCAATGAGGAGATGAAACGCGCTGCTCGGAACGGCACTTTGGAAGTAGACGAGTGA
- the thiL gene encoding thiamine-phosphate kinase: protein MSEKRTELSELGEFGLIDHLTKGIAAHQGNTIKGIGDDAAVIDAGEDFLLVSTDMLMEGVHFDLSYTPLKHLGYKSVVVNLSDIYAMNGRPEQVTISLAVSNRFSVEALEELYEGIRLAAQIYDVDIVGGDTTTSIAGLAISVTAIGRVNKEKVVYRSGAKDKELLVVSGNLGASYMGLQILEREKAVFEAAPGAQPDLSGNDYILERHLKPEARKDIIDMLDELDITPTSMIDISDGLASEVIHLTRASGLGAAIYEEKIPLHENTISCAQQFDLQPTTCALNGGEDYELLFTILQSDFDKLRAHPELTVIGHMAEKSVGNQLISNDGQQITLKAQGWDAMLSNDSA, encoded by the coding sequence ATGAGCGAGAAACGCACAGAACTCTCCGAACTCGGTGAATTCGGTCTGATCGACCACCTGACAAAGGGCATCGCAGCCCATCAAGGCAATACCATCAAAGGCATCGGGGATGATGCTGCGGTTATCGATGCCGGAGAGGATTTCCTGCTGGTGAGCACGGATATGCTCATGGAAGGGGTGCATTTCGATCTGAGCTATACACCTCTCAAGCATTTGGGTTATAAGAGTGTGGTGGTGAATCTCTCTGACATCTATGCGATGAACGGGCGCCCTGAGCAGGTGACCATCTCCCTGGCTGTGAGCAATCGCTTCAGCGTAGAGGCCTTGGAAGAATTGTATGAAGGTATACGCCTCGCAGCACAGATCTACGATGTGGATATCGTAGGTGGAGACACGACCACCTCCATAGCCGGATTGGCCATATCGGTCACGGCCATAGGTAGGGTCAACAAGGAGAAGGTAGTCTATAGAAGCGGAGCCAAGGACAAGGAATTACTCGTGGTCTCTGGAAATCTTGGGGCTTCCTATATGGGTCTACAGATATTGGAACGTGAGAAGGCGGTCTTCGAAGCGGCCCCTGGAGCTCAACCCGATCTGAGTGGAAACGATTACATCCTAGAGAGACATCTCAAGCCCGAGGCCCGCAAGGACATCATAGATATGTTGGATGAGCTGGACATCACCCCTACTTCTATGATCGACATCTCGGACGGACTGGCCTCTGAGGTCATCCACTTGACTCGTGCGAGCGGATTGGGTGCGGCCATCTATGAGGAAAAAATTCCCCTACATGAGAACACGATTTCCTGTGCGCAGCAATTCGATCTACAGCCCACCACCTGTGCCCTCAATGGTGGAGAGGATTATGAATTGCTCTTCACCATCCTCCAATCGGACTTCGACAAGCTCAGAGCACATCCTGAATTGACTGTGATAGGCCATATGGCGGAGAAATCCGTAGGAAATCAGTTGATATCCAATGATGGTCAGCAAATCACGCTGAAGGCACAAGGTTGGGATGCGATGCTCAGCAATGATTCGGCTTGA
- a CDS encoding T9SS type A sorting domain-containing protein, producing the protein MRTICTLISCVVFFSASWSQNCKDCSLIDPDAICTTIYDPVCGCDGVTYSNDCVAVNTAGIVQYTPGECPGNNVSMCSDVGGVDFGACQMFMGWAIVNGVATGVSGCGWEVGGVDYSQAFYADSLSVVTNCQCGGTSGLGELDLLEVQIYPSPVQDEFTITYASAQQLGLSLIDITGRSIKEQPVRSGESVDVTNIQDGIYILVLSHKGEAILSRRLSVKK; encoded by the coding sequence ATGAGAACGATCTGTACCCTGATATCCTGTGTAGTTTTTTTCAGTGCCTCCTGGTCGCAGAACTGCAAGGACTGCTCATTGATCGACCCAGATGCGATATGTACCACCATCTATGACCCCGTATGTGGTTGTGATGGAGTCACTTATAGCAATGATTGTGTCGCTGTAAATACAGCTGGAATCGTACAATACACCCCCGGAGAATGCCCCGGCAATAATGTCTCGATGTGCTCTGATGTAGGCGGTGTGGATTTCGGTGCTTGTCAGATGTTCATGGGATGGGCGATTGTCAATGGCGTGGCCACCGGTGTGTCGGGCTGTGGATGGGAAGTAGGAGGAGTGGACTATTCACAAGCCTTCTATGCAGACTCTTTGAGTGTGGTGACCAATTGCCAGTGCGGAGGCACGAGTGGTCTCGGAGAATTGGATTTATTGGAAGTTCAGATATATCCCAGCCCTGTACAAGATGAATTCACCATCACCTATGCTTCAGCCCAGCAATTGGGTCTTTCCCTGATCGATATCACCGGTCGGTCGATCAAAGAGCAACCTGTTCGTTCTGGAGAATCAGTGGATGTGACCAACATTCAGGATGGCATCTACATTCTCGTGCTCTCACATAAAGGGGAAGCTATACTGAGTAGACGACTTTCCGTAAAGAAATAA